The proteins below are encoded in one region of Zerene cesonia ecotype Mississippi chromosome 10, Zerene_cesonia_1.1, whole genome shotgun sequence:
- the LOC119829801 gene encoding uncharacterized protein LOC119829801 encodes MRLFRGPKRREVTEPQAAATPSPRRDVAAGPAPHDFTLVTALPAMVMEEDVKEMKKVFATWGRRMGKKLDMLKKEPKEADDASTNGESSVITGQYKKKQNWKMGRSTSDSASLKKDSDTESIRSGSRDRSPSPFKSFFHRMGSTGMLNTSKTQSLNTPKSPVNYTNGPSLYRSCSTSHLSTYIKADDPSDDIDLQNTNNENKNSPTKQKTNLLSEEKFSNSSTKAISCDNIPKLDGQQNNSSNKKPNFPYAFLRSKLSVLPEENSIASQHRSISMRQSFSERIDRKSPKFRKERMYVNNSRSEERYRSSDNISVHENSVYNNNNSTARHDLDSSRNSVRSINECEGTPYPYRRIEDVPRRSSMISHRPPLDYDPMLMPRNRNSLPVYEYNSILGSAQDLKGDLASSTQSIHREILQAHRLSNYISSNESGYDSDGRPTDEYSNHSPPGYSSHLSNGCGTLNRDGNYGNFSRQLSLNHKINVSRVQIPARRSSTPCALFPIDKSLSYEFEAESEATSKYTKNISNQQITIDYSDAKPPPLPKKNVSKKMPFIYKTITLDERVQTRKINFLQSQLTSFEHSSTPNLCENNLSDNESEINRLLEKDILGRGPCTKRFRKIRLIKTRLDESLGVYLAQHRVDFDKSGLNFEIRYIVVKLDFDGIAHRDGRLRIGDEIVSVNNKVLRGLSSLKEVQHIVNSCSTEAALEEGALFQRYQVDLVMAHDEINPITLSRIINNHPNENSSFQNNASNIPPDIISQTIHNPTPSNQITIETHFPSENKFYVHNGLDNRQSQHLENEPQQKCEVGIQVNKRQSISNQKSDDEKLLERNCFTPLHPSLQNITNIEVSMRSSPSPRNNSNYRPISLHSSKPQPVTACNENESNEIKENSSHYIKHVPRLYQNRSFESIPEQLRSSSRSRYFSRVGSQRCSPNYTNHVSRQQEYNPVIQQNTLHYSNNSVHKVEFWKGPGHKSLGFSIVGGTDSPKGQMGIFVKTVFPNGQAADKGTVYEGDEILSVNNVATRGLSHAGAITLFKQVKEGKIELTLSRRRAPRSRSVEPLGNFRGDTK; translated from the exons ATGCGCCTCTTCCGTGGGCCGAAGCGCAGGGAAGTGACCGAGCCGCAGGCTGCCGCGACACCGTCTCCCCGCCGAGACGTCGCCGCCGGGCCAGCCCCGCACGATTTCACGCTCGTCACCGCACTCCCAGCCATGGTCATGGAGGAAGATGTGAAAGAGATGAAAAAAG ttttcgCAACGTGGGGTCGCCGTATGGGAAAGAAACtagatatgttaaaaaaagagCCCAAAGAGGCAGATGATGCCTCCACAAATGGAGAGTCATCAGTGATAACCGGGCAGTATAAGAAAAAACAGAATTGGAAAATGGGCCGTAGTACTTCAGATTCGGCATCATTAAAGAAAGATAGTGATACAGAATCAATAAGAAGTGGTTCTAGAGATAGATCGCCGAGTCCTTTTAAGTCATTCTTTCACAGAATGGGTTCAACGGGTATGTTAAACACATCAAAAACTCAATCGCTTAATACACCTAAATCACCCGTAAATTATACGAATGGACCCTCTTTATATCGGAGCTGTTCTACGTCTCATTTGTCAACTTATATTAAAGCTGACGATCCATCGGATGATATAGATCTGCAAAATACTAACAATGAGAACAAAAATTCTCcaactaaacaaaaaactaatttactCTCAGAAGAAAAATTTTCCAACTCTTCTACTAAAGCTATTAGCTGTGACAATATACCTAAATTAGATGGTCAACAAAATAATTCTTCTAATAAAAAACCGAATTTTCCCTATGCCTTTTTAAGATCTAAGTTATCTGTTTTGCCAGAGGAGAACAGTATTGCTTCTCAACATAGATCTATTTCTATGAGACAAAGCTTTTCGGAAAGAATAGATAGAAAATCACCCAAATTCAGAAAAGAaagaatgtatgtaaataattcacGTTCCGAGGAAAGGTACAGAAGTAGTGATAATATTTCCGTCCATGAAAAcagtgtttataataataataattcaactgCGAGACACGACCTTGATTCATCAAGAAATTCTGTACGAAGTATAAACGAATGCGAAGGAACACCTTATCCTTATCGACGGATAGAGGACGTTCCCAGAAGATCATCTATGATTTCACATCGACCACCGTTAGATTATGACCCCATGCTAATGCCCCGAAATAGAAATAGTCTTCCAGTTTATGAATACAATTCTATTCTTGGTTCTGCTCAAGATTTAAAAGGAGATTTGGCCTCGTCGACTCAAAGTATACATCGCGAAATTCTACAAGCCCACCGACTAAGTAATTATATCAGTTCAAATGAATCTGGCTATGATAGTGATGGAAGGCCAACTGATGAATATAGTAATCATTCTCCTCCGGGATATTCAAGTCACCTTTCCAATGGATGTGGTACTCTTAACAGGGATGGAAATTATGGAAATTTTTCAAGACAGTTAAGTCttaaccataaaataaatgttagcaGAGTTCAAATTCCTGCTAGAAGAAGTTCAACACCATGTGCTCTTTTCCCCATTGATAAAAGTCTTTCCTATGAATTCGAGGCTGAAAGTGAAGCAACTAGTAAGTATACAAAGAACATTTCAAATCAACAAATTACCATTGATTATAGCGATGCTAAACCTCCTCCTCTACCTAAAAAGaatgtttctaaaaaaatGCCCTTCATTTACAAAACGATAACATTAGATGAACGAGTTCAAACTAGAAAAATCAACTTTTTACAATCGCAATTAACCTCCTTCGAACACTCATCAACTCcaaatttatgtgaaaataatttatcagatAATGAGTCTGAGATTAACAGACTTTTAGAGAAGGACATACTTGGTAGAGGTCCGTGTACAAAAcgttttagaaaaataaggCTCATCAAAACACGACTAGATGAAAGCTTGGGAGTATACTTAGCCCAACATAGAGTGGACTTTGATAAAAGTGGCTTAAACTTTGAAATTCGCTACATCGTCGTTAAACTCGACTTTGATGGTATAGCCCATAGAGATGGTCGACTTAGAATAGGGGATGAAATAGtaagtgtaaataataaagtactaAGAGGCTTATCATCCCTGAAGGAAGTTCAACATATTGTTAATTCGTGTTCTACGGAAGCTGCTCTGGAAGAGGGAGCACTATTTCAAAGGTATCAAGTTGATTTAGTGATGGCCCATGATGAGATTAATCCAATCACATTAAGTCGCATAATTAACAATCATCCAAATGAAAATTCTTCGTTCCAAAATAATGCCTCAAATATTCCTCCTGACATTATTTCACAAACTATACACAATCCAACACCATCCAATCAAATAACTATTGAAACTCATTTTCcaagtgaaaataaattttacgtcCATAATGGTTTGGATAACAGACAATCGCAACATTTGGAAAATGAACCCCAACAAAAATGTGAAGTCGGTATCCAAGTTAATAAACGGCAATCgatatcaaatcaaaaaagTGATGATGAAAAATTACTAGAGCGAAATTGCTTTACACCTTTGCACCCATCTTTgcaaaacataacaaatattgaaGTTTCTATGCGTTCATCGCCTAGTCCCAGAAATAATTCAAACTATCGGCCTATATCACTCCATAGCTCGAAACCACAACCAGTGACGGCCTGTAATGAAAACGAatcgaatgaaataaaagaaaattcatcTCACTATATAAAACACGTACCAAGACTCTATCAGAATAGGTCATTCGAAAGCATACCAGAACAACTCAGAAGTAGCAGCCGCAGTCGATATTTTAGCAGAGTAGGATCGCAACGATGTTCGCCTAATTATACTAACCATGTATCGCGTCAGCAAGAATATAATCCTGTCATTCAACAAAACACTCTTCATTATTCTAATAATTCCGTACATAAAGTAGAGTTTTGGAAAGGTCCTGGCCATAAAAGCCTCGGATTTAGTATCGTCGGAGGGACTGATTCACCAAAAGGCCAAATgggtatttttgtaaaaaccgTTTTCCCTAACGGACAAGCTGCTGATAAAGGAACCGTGTATGAAG gCGATGAAATACTATCAGTTAACAACGTGGCAACACGGGGTTTAAGTCACGCCGGAGCAATAACACTTTTTAAACAAGTTAAAGAAGGAAAAATCGAACTGACGCTTTCACGAAGAAG AGCTCCTAGGTCAAGATCTGTTGAACCACTTGGGAATTTTCGGGGCGATACTAAATGA